One genomic segment of Gemmatimonadaceae bacterium includes these proteins:
- a CDS encoding SDR family oxidoreductase — MNDTVIVTGASRGLGRFCAERLHAGGYRVIGIGRTPGVSASFEMRPADVTDPASVATALSDVRRDASVYALINAAGIASMNLVVTTPAATVRRIVETNLLGTIFLCQQVAPALIKRGGGRIINFSTLGVQLAIKGEAIYVASKAGIEGFSRVFAREMSPHGVTVNAIAPGPIDTALIEKVPHTKIAAVVGQQIIQRQGQPEDVWNIVSLLLSPASSMISGETIHVGGA; from the coding sequence GTGAACGACACCGTCATCGTCACGGGAGCATCGCGTGGACTCGGACGGTTTTGCGCCGAACGCCTGCATGCTGGCGGATACCGCGTCATAGGTATCGGCCGTACGCCTGGTGTCAGCGCATCATTCGAGATGCGCCCCGCGGACGTTACGGATCCCGCTTCAGTTGCCACCGCGCTCTCAGACGTCCGCCGCGACGCGAGCGTTTATGCCCTGATAAACGCCGCCGGTATCGCGTCCATGAACCTCGTGGTCACAACTCCGGCGGCGACCGTGCGCCGCATCGTGGAGACCAATCTTCTGGGCACCATCTTTCTTTGTCAGCAGGTGGCCCCGGCCCTGATCAAGCGGGGTGGTGGGCGCATCATCAACTTCTCGACACTGGGCGTGCAGCTGGCGATCAAGGGTGAAGCGATCTATGTCGCTTCGAAAGCGGGCATCGAGGGGTTCTCGAGGGTTTTTGCCCGTGAGATGTCACCACACGGCGTTACGGTCAACGCGATTGCTCCCGGGCCGATCGACACGGCACTGATCGAGAAGGTGCCACACACCAAGATCGCTGCCGTCGTCGGGCAGCAGATCATCCAGCGCCAGGGGCAGCCGGAGGATGTATGGAACATCGTCTCGCTGTTGCTATCACCGGCCAGCTCGATGATCAGTGGCGAGACAATCCACGTCGGCGGGGCCTGA
- a CDS encoding fatty acid--CoA ligase family protein, whose amino-acid sequence MQIIQELRTRNAGRLEPFLIGPTGTLTFDDIAAAASSSTMDTSRIAAGDVVALVGDFDGPTIATMLQLLDSGVILMPLTPGTRADHDYFFDSGGANWVIRGRTLVRRQRLPGFDSSLLDGLRVAGHAGIIFYSSGTTGRPKAILHDFDRFLERYAVSRAPLRALNFLLFDHAGGINTLLHTLFNGGVVVVPTDRTPETIAADMAAHEVELLPATPTFLRMMLLAGVFESTAFPALRVVTYGTERMDQGTLDRLCELLPAVDFRQTYGLSELGVFKVRSKARDSLWMQIGGAGIATRVVNDVLHIHSDNRMLGYLNAPSPFADGWYDTGDIVEINGDYIRIVGRENEVINVGGLKILPGEIERVALLDPGVLRAKAYGVSNPITGQHIEVICQPKPGASLDRRQLTMHFRAHLQKQLCPHRVIVGEVPVSHRFKQK is encoded by the coding sequence TTGCAGATCATTCAAGAGCTTCGTACTCGGAATGCAGGCCGGCTCGAGCCGTTCCTCATCGGACCCACCGGCACTCTGACGTTCGACGACATCGCTGCGGCAGCCAGCTCTTCGACCATGGATACGTCGCGCATTGCCGCCGGTGATGTAGTTGCACTGGTAGGCGACTTCGATGGACCGACGATTGCGACAATGCTGCAGCTTCTCGACAGCGGGGTCATTCTCATGCCGCTCACGCCGGGCACGAGGGCGGACCACGATTATTTTTTCGATAGCGGCGGAGCCAATTGGGTCATCCGTGGGCGAACTCTCGTGCGTCGCCAGCGGTTACCCGGTTTCGATAGCTCGCTGCTCGATGGGCTCCGTGTCGCAGGCCACGCCGGAATTATCTTCTATTCGTCGGGCACCACTGGACGGCCGAAGGCGATACTTCACGACTTCGACAGATTCCTGGAGCGTTACGCCGTGTCGCGAGCGCCGCTAAGGGCGCTGAATTTCCTGCTCTTCGATCATGCGGGGGGCATCAACACCCTGCTGCATACGTTGTTCAACGGCGGTGTTGTCGTCGTTCCCACCGACCGCACACCGGAGACGATTGCTGCGGACATGGCCGCCCACGAAGTGGAGCTGTTGCCGGCCACGCCGACGTTTCTCCGGATGATGCTGCTTGCCGGGGTGTTCGAATCGACCGCGTTCCCTGCGCTTCGTGTCGTTACCTACGGCACTGAGCGAATGGATCAGGGAACTCTTGACCGCCTCTGCGAACTGCTGCCGGCGGTGGACTTTCGCCAGACGTACGGGCTCTCGGAACTCGGGGTATTCAAAGTCAGGTCCAAGGCGCGCGACAGTCTGTGGATGCAGATCGGCGGTGCGGGCATCGCAACGCGGGTAGTCAACGATGTGCTGCATATTCATTCCGACAACCGCATGCTCGGTTATCTCAACGCGCCTTCTCCGTTCGCGGATGGCTGGTATGATACGGGCGACATCGTCGAAATCAACGGTGATTACATCAGGATCGTGGGACGCGAGAATGAGGTCATCAACGTTGGCGGCCTGAAGATTCTTCCGGGTGAAATCGAGCGGGTCGCACTGCTCGATCCTGGTGTACTACGAGCCAAAGCATATGGCGTGTCGAATCCAATTACCGGTCAGCACATCGAAGTAATCTGCCAGCCGAAACCAGGTGCGAGTCTCGACCGTCGACAGTTGACGATGCATTTCCGGGCGCATCTGCAGAAGCAGCTTTGTCCGCACCGGGTGATCGTCGGGGAGGTACCCGTGAGCCACCGGTTCAAGCAGAAATGA
- a CDS encoding AAC(3) family N-acetyltransferase, protein MSVAATTVALLAELGKGPVFVHSDAFRTARLVGRAPSRPELLSAHVAMLREMAAERDLWLPTFNYDFPRTRVFDLSVDETQLGPIPQHFLTTAADWRSPIPIFSVAGSGHQPSVQWGDNTDPFGESCIFAKLVEADGVILYYGDTFNCSTIVHYAERSAGGPAYRYDKLFPGRVVMRDGTSRRGSLCYHVRPFGTGLDYDWTGMLKAALSAGVCRRVEGHDELVAASARDLCSLWGGAIKADPLALLDAASRGWVAPALDGLGRRFLISDFESPEPLWSPE, encoded by the coding sequence ATGAGTGTCGCGGCAACGACGGTGGCGTTGCTGGCAGAGCTGGGCAAAGGCCCGGTGTTCGTGCACTCCGATGCTTTCCGCACTGCAAGGCTGGTTGGGCGAGCGCCCTCCCGGCCGGAGCTTCTCTCGGCGCATGTTGCAATGCTCAGAGAGATGGCTGCCGAGCGTGATCTGTGGTTGCCAACGTTCAATTACGATTTTCCGCGTACGCGGGTCTTCGACCTGTCTGTCGACGAGACGCAACTTGGCCCGATCCCTCAGCATTTTCTCACTACTGCCGCCGACTGGCGCAGTCCAATACCGATCTTTTCTGTAGCGGGCTCCGGGCACCAGCCGAGTGTCCAATGGGGCGATAACACCGATCCGTTCGGCGAGTCGTGCATATTCGCGAAGCTGGTGGAAGCCGATGGGGTGATTCTCTATTACGGCGACACGTTCAACTGCAGCACGATCGTGCATTACGCCGAACGGTCAGCGGGCGGACCTGCGTACCGCTACGACAAGCTGTTTCCCGGACGGGTGGTGATGCGCGATGGTACGAGCAGACGCGGGTCACTCTGCTATCACGTCCGGCCATTTGGCACTGGACTCGATTATGATTGGACAGGAATGCTGAAAGCGGCCCTCTCAGCGGGGGTCTGCAGGCGCGTGGAGGGGCACGACGAGCTCGTTGCCGCATCTGCGCGTGATCTATGCAGTCTCTGGGGCGGGGCCATTAAGGCCGACCCGCTCGCACTGCTGGACGCCGCCAGCCGTGGATGGGTGGCTCCCGCTCTCGATGGCCTCGGCCGCAGATTCCTCATCAGCGATTTTGAGTCACCCGAACCGCTCTGGTCCCCGGAATGA
- a CDS encoding DUF4910 domain-containing protein: MTVSEVDADGLERGRRMYRWATDLFPVCRSITGDGVRQTLAYLKEIVPAMAVHEVPSGTEAFDWTVPDEWNIRAAYIEDESGRRVVDFARSNLHVVGYSVPVDNWMTLEELQPHLHSLPEQPYAIPYITSYYVRRWGFCMSHAERESLEAGRYRVVIDSTLSAGSLTYGEVILRGREENEILLSTYICHPSMANNELSGPVVCTALAEWLASFDDRRFTYRIVFVPETIGSIVYLSRNLEAMRRNTVAGFVVTCVGDERAYTLLSSRHGDTLADRAARLVMSAHAPDHVRYSFLERGSDERQYCSPGVDLPVVSIMRSGYNSYSEYHTSLDDLSLITAAGLAGGFDALRKCIELLENNHTYRATTLCEPQLGKRGLYPTLGTRGSGFTVRALTNVLAYSDGTMDLVDIATRTGISAPQALEIAGQLKSAGLIEVLNK, translated from the coding sequence ATGACCGTCAGCGAGGTGGATGCCGATGGACTGGAACGCGGCCGGCGCATGTACCGGTGGGCAACCGATCTCTTCCCGGTATGCAGAAGTATCACCGGCGACGGAGTGCGACAGACGCTGGCATATCTGAAGGAGATCGTGCCGGCGATGGCGGTGCACGAAGTGCCGTCAGGTACCGAGGCGTTCGACTGGACAGTGCCCGATGAGTGGAACATCAGGGCCGCATATATCGAGGATGAGAGCGGCAGGAGAGTCGTGGATTTCGCGAGAAGCAATCTGCATGTGGTGGGATACTCGGTCCCCGTCGACAACTGGATGACACTCGAAGAGCTGCAACCACACCTGCATTCGCTCCCGGAGCAACCATATGCGATCCCATACATCACCTCATACTATGTGCGCAGGTGGGGATTCTGCATGTCTCACGCAGAGCGGGAGTCGCTTGAAGCGGGGAGATATCGTGTGGTCATCGACAGCACGCTTTCGGCAGGTTCACTCACGTATGGAGAGGTGATTCTCAGGGGCCGGGAGGAAAACGAGATTTTGTTGTCGACCTACATCTGTCACCCATCCATGGCAAACAACGAGCTGTCCGGCCCCGTGGTCTGCACAGCTCTCGCCGAATGGCTTGCCTCGTTCGATGACCGGAGATTCACCTATCGGATAGTGTTCGTTCCGGAGACTATCGGATCCATTGTGTATCTGAGTCGCAACCTGGAGGCGATGCGAAGAAATACTGTCGCCGGGTTTGTAGTGACTTGTGTCGGCGACGAGCGAGCGTACACATTGTTGAGCTCGCGGCATGGCGATACCCTCGCCGACAGGGCGGCGCGGCTGGTGATGAGCGCGCACGCGCCGGACCACGTTCGCTACTCGTTTCTCGAGCGGGGGAGTGATGAACGCCAGTATTGCAGTCCGGGGGTGGATCTCCCTGTTGTATCGATCATGCGATCAGGGTACAACAGCTACAGCGAGTATCATACGTCTCTCGACGATCTCTCGCTGATCACCGCCGCCGGGCTGGCAGGCGGTTTTGACGCGCTGCGAAAGTGCATCGAGCTGCTGGAGAACAATCACACATACCGGGCAACCACTCTGTGCGAGCCCCAGCTCGGAAAACGTGGCCTGTATCCGACTCTCGGCACACGCGGCTCGGGCTTCACGGTGCGTGCGCTCACCAACGTGCTGGCGTATTCGGATGGCACCATGGACCTCGTCGACATCGCCACGCGAACCGGAATAAGCGCGCCGCAGGCGCTTGAAATTGCAGGGCAGCTCAAGAGCGCAGGACTGATCGAAGTATTGAACAAGTGA
- a CDS encoding right-handed parallel beta-helix repeat-containing protein produces MTIDRRAFIAASGGLIAGGPGVTPPATALSPAGCANAQSHTVSVRATPFLARGDGRANDTRAIEAALNAVAAAGGGVVEIPSGDYLVDTIRIPVVNGGTLRIVGQGWSYDSGATSRIISASARPMFQPGGGVNGIELSMLHLDGNNIGTTGWDGQHGNKARLYNLLVDRFTKYGIYFNQGLCELRQSYVRFNREAGVRASSDGWFSGNEIGSNGGIGLVVSAGGNRITDNLINSNGSHGIHITGRTTSNLINSVIGGYLGENVGQNILIEGVSAGDRNVGYTSIVGCFIQQTGPKRAGGIRVVNARQTQITAINYLGGANDTGCISMDGCDSSQVSGVAASYSSGNVVRLDRCDDISISAVTSRDHASATTRLDDTYMIRVGEGCHRCSVTDVRATDARSPAYARGIKNNGQGTIILGAYTFSGASNANAFGGAAVMTFDAGSGRWITLNGRV; encoded by the coding sequence ATGACCATCGACCGGCGGGCATTTATCGCGGCAAGCGGCGGACTGATTGCGGGCGGACCCGGGGTCACACCGCCCGCCACGGCGCTTTCACCAGCCGGTTGCGCGAATGCGCAATCGCACACCGTCAGCGTCCGGGCCACACCGTTCCTCGCACGCGGTGACGGTCGGGCGAACGACACCCGTGCCATCGAGGCGGCCCTGAATGCCGTGGCTGCAGCAGGCGGGGGCGTGGTCGAGATTCCCTCGGGCGACTACCTCGTCGATACGATTCGCATCCCTGTGGTCAACGGAGGAACCCTGCGAATCGTCGGCCAGGGATGGAGTTATGACTCAGGTGCGACATCGCGCATCATCTCCGCATCCGCGCGGCCGATGTTTCAGCCCGGAGGCGGGGTCAATGGCATCGAACTGTCGATGCTCCACCTGGACGGCAACAATATCGGAACCACCGGCTGGGACGGGCAACACGGTAACAAAGCCCGCCTTTACAATCTGCTCGTTGATCGCTTTACGAAGTACGGGATCTACTTCAATCAGGGACTGTGCGAGCTCAGACAATCGTATGTGCGGTTCAATCGTGAAGCGGGCGTTCGGGCAAGCAGTGACGGCTGGTTCTCGGGCAATGAAATCGGGTCTAATGGAGGCATCGGCTTGGTCGTATCGGCCGGAGGAAATCGCATAACTGACAACCTCATCAACTCAAACGGGTCTCACGGAATACACATTACCGGCCGAACCACGAGCAATCTCATCAACTCCGTCATAGGAGGTTACCTAGGCGAAAACGTCGGCCAGAACATTCTGATCGAGGGAGTTTCAGCTGGCGACAGGAACGTTGGGTATACATCCATCGTAGGCTGTTTCATTCAGCAGACCGGCCCAAAGCGAGCTGGAGGCATCCGCGTTGTGAACGCGCGTCAGACCCAGATAACCGCTATCAATTACCTCGGTGGCGCAAACGATACCGGATGCATTTCGATGGATGGCTGTGACTCATCTCAGGTCTCCGGAGTGGCAGCATCGTACTCGTCTGGCAACGTTGTGCGGCTCGATCGCTGTGACGACATTAGTATTTCAGCGGTGACGTCACGCGATCACGCATCGGCCACAACGCGCCTGGACGACACCTACATGATTCGCGTCGGAGAAGGCTGTCATCGGTGTTCAGTGACTGACGTTCGCGCCACTGATGCTCGAAGCCCGGCGTACGCACGGGGGATAAAAAACAACGGGCAGGGCACGATTATCCTCGGCGCCTACACGTTTTCAGGGGCGTCGAACGCGAATGCATTTGGCGGTGCGGCGGTAATGACGTTCGATGCAGGCTCAGGGAGATGGATCACTCTCAACGGGCGAGTGTAG
- a CDS encoding glycosyltransferase family 2 protein has translation MPIAEDHPVISVVVPIFNEELVIDALHSRLLPVLEGMNASFEVILVNDGSRDRSAAMLDAVCDEDRRFKALHFSRNFGHQAAVTAGLHAVSGDCAIVIDADLQDPPELIVDLVSKWREGFEVVYAQRIARRSESLAFRATAFLFYRGFGALSEVKVPPDTGDFCLMDRQVVDLLNAMPERNRYIRGLRAWLGFRQTAVQFERPGRFAGETKYSLARLFGLATDAIFSLSKAPLRLATYFGFVVSGASFILGVTFIIERLTTSADLARGWASTIVVVLFLGGVQLICLGLIGEFIGRIYDEVKQRPLYVVDRSTGIAPPDSSPRKARSIEG, from the coding sequence TTGCCGATAGCCGAAGACCATCCTGTCATCTCGGTGGTAGTTCCCATCTTCAACGAGGAACTGGTCATCGACGCGCTTCATTCGCGGCTGCTGCCCGTGCTCGAAGGAATGAATGCGTCGTTCGAGGTGATCCTCGTCAACGATGGCAGCCGCGACCGATCGGCGGCAATGCTGGACGCGGTCTGCGATGAAGATCGTCGATTCAAGGCACTGCATTTCTCACGGAACTTTGGTCATCAGGCGGCTGTGACGGCAGGCCTTCACGCGGTCTCGGGCGACTGCGCGATCGTCATCGATGCGGATCTTCAGGATCCTCCCGAGCTGATCGTCGACCTCGTTTCGAAATGGCGCGAAGGATTCGAGGTCGTTTACGCGCAACGTATAGCGAGACGCAGCGAGAGCCTTGCCTTCCGCGCGACAGCTTTCCTGTTTTACCGAGGGTTCGGCGCCCTCAGTGAAGTCAAGGTTCCCCCGGATACCGGCGATTTCTGCCTGATGGACCGCCAGGTGGTCGATCTCCTGAACGCCATGCCGGAGCGCAATCGCTACATCCGCGGGCTCAGAGCGTGGCTTGGGTTTCGGCAGACGGCGGTGCAGTTTGAGCGGCCGGGCCGGTTCGCGGGAGAAACGAAGTATTCGCTGGCGCGACTCTTTGGACTCGCGACGGACGCCATCTTTTCGCTTTCGAAGGCGCCACTTCGCCTTGCCACATATTTTGGGTTCGTCGTCTCCGGAGCGAGTTTCATACTCGGGGTCACGTTCATCATCGAGCGTCTTACGACTTCGGCCGATCTGGCACGCGGCTGGGCCTCGACCATTGTCGTGGTTCTGTTCCTTGGCGGAGTGCAACTCATCTGTCTTGGTCTGATCGGCGAATTCATAGGCCGTATTTATGACGAGGTGAAACAGCGTCCGCTGTATGTCGTCGACCGGTCGACCGGCATCGCGCCACCGGATTCGTCGCCGCGGAAAGCACGATCGATCGAAGGGTGA
- a CDS encoding DegT/DnrJ/EryC1/StrS aminotransferase family protein translates to MTDAFIPVNEPVLDGNERRYLNQCIDTGWISSEGPFIREFETRFAASVGRKHGVAVCNGSAALDAAAAALDIETGDEVILPTFTIISCASAISRLGAVPVVIDCEPATWNMNVRAIESRITSRTRAIMAVHIYGLPVDMNPLLDIAARHGLSVIEDAAEMIGQTYRGKSCGSFGDISTFSFYPNKHITTGEGGMIVTDDDALAERCRSLRNLAFTSQRRFVHEELGWNFRMTNLQAAVGLAQLERLDEFVERKRRMFERYTDLFAGLDRVQLPLASTDYACNVNWVYGMVLNDDVPFDAIEAMKRLSEIGIGSRPFFWPMHEQPVYRRQGLFAGESYPVAERIARRGFYIPSGLALTEAQMNRVVAGVRTVLS, encoded by the coding sequence ATGACTGACGCGTTTATCCCGGTGAACGAACCGGTCCTCGACGGTAACGAGCGTAGGTATCTCAATCAGTGCATCGACACCGGATGGATCTCATCGGAGGGCCCATTCATCCGCGAATTCGAGACTCGATTCGCCGCAAGCGTTGGCCGTAAGCATGGAGTCGCGGTATGCAACGGCTCGGCGGCACTCGATGCGGCTGCAGCCGCACTTGATATCGAGACCGGCGATGAAGTCATCCTTCCGACCTTCACAATCATTTCCTGCGCCTCGGCGATCTCACGGTTAGGGGCCGTTCCGGTCGTCATCGACTGCGAGCCGGCTACGTGGAACATGAATGTTCGAGCGATCGAAAGCCGCATCACGTCTCGCACGCGCGCTATCATGGCCGTCCATATTTACGGTCTTCCGGTGGACATGAATCCGCTCCTCGACATTGCCGCCCGCCACGGGCTGTCGGTCATCGAAGATGCCGCCGAGATGATCGGGCAGACCTATCGCGGCAAGTCGTGCGGTTCCTTTGGCGACATCTCGACCTTCAGCTTCTATCCGAACAAGCACATTACCACCGGTGAAGGCGGAATGATTGTCACCGATGACGACGCGCTCGCCGAGCGATGCAGGTCGCTTCGGAATCTCGCGTTCACGTCGCAGCGACGATTTGTGCATGAGGAGCTGGGATGGAATTTCAGGATGACCAACCTGCAGGCGGCCGTTGGACTGGCTCAGCTCGAACGGCTCGATGAGTTCGTTGAGCGCAAGCGTCGCATGTTCGAACGGTATACCGATTTGTTTGCCGGCCTTGATCGCGTTCAGCTCCCCCTCGCGTCGACGGACTACGCCTGCAACGTGAACTGGGTATATGGGATGGTTCTGAACGATGACGTTCCGTTCGACGCAATTGAGGCGATGAAGCGGCTGAGCGAGATAGGCATTGGCTCCAGGCCTTTCTTCTGGCCGATGCATGAGCAACCGGTGTACCGCCGCCAGGGCTTGTTCGCCGGCGAGAGTTATCCGGTCGCCGAGCGGATCGCAAGACGGGGATTCTATATTCCCAGCGGCCTGGCGCTGACGGAAGCACAGATGAACCGCGTTGTGGCAGGTGTCAGGACCGTGCTATCGTGA